A part of Candidatus Stoquefichus sp. SB1 genomic DNA contains:
- a CDS encoding PTS transporter subunit EIIB, with the protein MEFEYVLIFIGIALALILLYYGFTRFIKNKDLKQEVSSTVDIQKLLEALGGKDNITAVKSSPSKLTVSLKSHEKIDVETIQALGASGIVEGKDNLSMIFGKQSVLIEDDLRKYL; encoded by the coding sequence ATGGAATTTGAATATGTTTTGATATTTATTGGAATTGCCTTAGCTCTTATTTTACTTTATTATGGTTTTACACGTTTTATTAAAAATAAAGATTTAAAACAAGAGGTAAGCTCAACTGTAGATATTCAAAAACTGTTAGAAGCATTAGGTGGAAAAGATAACATTACTGCTGTTAAAAGTTCTCCATCAAAATTAACAGTATCGTTGAAATCGCATGAGAAAATTGATGTAGAAACGATTCAGGCATTAGGAGCAAGTGGAATTGTTGAAGGAAAAGATAATCTTTCAATGATTTTTGGAAAACAATCAGTACTTATTGAAGATGATTTAAGAAAGTATTTATAA
- the pflB gene encoding formate C-acetyltransferase: MLEKEQWKGFKGRIWKEEVNTRDFIQNNYKPYEGDASFLAEPTEATNKLWGKLQELQKEERAKGGVLDMETHIVSGLTAYGAGYIDESMKDLETVVGLQTDKPLKRAFMPYGGIKMAEQACETYGYTPDPELHKIFTEYHKTHNQGVFDVYTPEIRKARRNKVITGLPDTYGRGRIVGDYRRVALYGIDFLMEEKLKDFNNCGSGSMKEDVIRKREEIAEQYKALGGMKKMAEAYGFDISQPAKDAREAVQWLYFGYLAAIKTQNGAAMSVGRVSTFLDIYIQRDLDNGLLTEEQAQELIDHFVMKCRMVKFARIPSYNQLFSGDPVWATLEVAGLGTDGRSMVTKNDFRFLHTLENMGPSPEPNLTVLYTEALPENFKKYAAKISVDTSSIQYENDDVMRPVWGDDYSICCCVSATQTGKEMQFFGARANLAKCLLYAINGGVDEKSKDQVAPKYRPITSEYLDYDEVMDAYDQMMEWLADIYVNTLNLIQYMHDKYYYEAAEMALIDTEVRRTFATGIAGFSHVVDSISAIKYAKVKTIRDEDGLVIDYEVEGDFPRYGNDDDRADDIAVWLLGTFLTKLKKHHTYRDSEPTTSILTITSNVVYGKATGALPDGRKAGEPLAPGGNPSYGAEQNGLLASLNSVAKLPYEWALDGISNTQTINPDALGHDEEERVNNLVTVLDGYFRQGAHHLNVNVFGKEKLYDAMEHPEKEEYANFTIRVSGYAVKFIDLTREQQLDVIARTCHDHM, translated from the coding sequence ATGTTAGAGAAAGAACAATGGAAAGGGTTCAAGGGTAGAATTTGGAAAGAAGAAGTGAATACACGTGACTTCATCCAAAACAACTATAAACCTTATGAAGGTGATGCTTCATTCTTGGCTGAACCTACTGAAGCAACAAATAAATTATGGGGAAAATTACAGGAACTTCAAAAAGAAGAACGTGCTAAAGGTGGAGTTCTTGATATGGAAACTCACATTGTATCAGGATTAACTGCTTATGGTGCTGGATACATTGATGAAAGTATGAAAGATTTAGAAACAGTTGTTGGTTTACAAACTGATAAGCCATTAAAAAGAGCATTTATGCCTTATGGTGGTATTAAAATGGCTGAACAAGCTTGTGAAACTTATGGTTATACACCAGATCCTGAATTACACAAGATCTTTACTGAATACCATAAAACACACAACCAAGGTGTTTTTGATGTTTATACACCAGAAATTAGAAAAGCACGTCGTAATAAAGTCATTACTGGACTTCCAGATACTTATGGACGTGGACGTATCGTAGGTGATTATCGTCGTGTTGCTTTATACGGAATTGATTTCTTAATGGAAGAAAAATTAAAAGATTTCAATAACTGTGGTAGCGGATCAATGAAAGAAGACGTTATCCGTAAACGTGAAGAAATTGCTGAACAATATAAAGCATTAGGTGGTATGAAAAAGATGGCTGAAGCTTATGGTTTCGATATCTCTCAACCTGCTAAAGATGCTAGAGAAGCTGTTCAATGGTTATACTTTGGATATTTGGCTGCTATTAAAACACAAAATGGTGCAGCTATGTCAGTTGGACGTGTGTCAACTTTCTTAGATATCTATATCCAAAGAGATTTAGATAATGGATTATTAACTGAAGAACAAGCACAAGAATTAATTGACCATTTCGTTATGAAATGTAGAATGGTTAAGTTTGCAAGAATTCCTTCTTACAATCAATTATTCTCTGGTGACCCAGTATGGGCAACACTTGAAGTCGCTGGACTTGGAACTGACGGACGTTCAATGGTTACTAAAAATGATTTCCGTTTCTTACACACACTTGAAAACATGGGACCTTCTCCAGAACCAAACTTAACAGTATTATATACTGAAGCTTTACCAGAAAACTTTAAGAAATATGCTGCTAAGATTTCTGTAGATACAAGCTCAATTCAATATGAAAATGATGATGTTATGAGACCTGTATGGGGAGATGACTATTCAATTTGTTGTTGTGTTTCTGCAACTCAAACTGGTAAAGAAATGCAATTCTTTGGAGCACGTGCTAACTTAGCAAAATGTTTATTATATGCAATCAATGGTGGGGTAGATGAAAAATCTAAAGACCAAGTTGCTCCTAAATATCGTCCAATTACATCTGAATATTTAGATTATGATGAAGTTATGGATGCTTATGACCAAATGATGGAATGGTTAGCTGATATTTATGTTAATACATTGAACTTAATTCAATATATGCATGATAAATATTATTATGAAGCAGCTGAAATGGCTTTAATTGATACTGAAGTAAGACGTACATTTGCTACTGGTATTGCTGGATTCTCTCATGTTGTAGATTCAATCAGTGCTATCAAATATGCAAAAGTAAAAACTATTCGTGATGAAGATGGTCTTGTTATTGATTATGAAGTAGAAGGAGATTTCCCTCGTTATGGTAATGATGATGATCGTGCAGATGATATTGCTGTATGGTTACTTGGAACATTCTTAACTAAACTTAAGAAACATCATACTTACCGTGATAGTGAACCAACAACTTCTATCTTAACAATTACTTCTAACGTTGTTTATGGTAAAGCAACAGGTGCATTACCTGATGGTCGTAAAGCTGGGGAACCTTTAGCTCCAGGTGGAAACCCATCTTATGGTGCAGAACAAAATGGTTTATTGGCTTCATTAAACTCTGTTGCTAAACTTCCTTATGAATGGGCATTAGATGGTATTTCTAATACACAAACAATTAATCCTGATGCATTAGGACATGATGAAGAAGAAAGAGTTAACAACTTAGTTACTGTTTTAGATGGATACTTTAGACAAGGTGCTCATCACTTAAATGTAAATGTATTTGGAAAAGAAAAATTATATGATGCTATGGAACATCCAGAAAAAGAAGAATATGCAAACTTCACAATTCGTGTATCTGGATATGCTGTTAAATTCATTGACTTAACTAGAGAACAACAATTAGATGTTATCGCTAGA